One Bythopirellula goksoeyrii genomic window, GTGCGACGGCGTGGTGGCAAGTTGGAGAATTCCTTACGAGGTTTTGCCTTCGAGGGATATCTCGAGTCGATCAGCGAGGACTTTCATAAGTTCGGCGGCTGCCTCACCGATGACAGTACCCGGGCCAAAGACTGCTGAAGCACCTGCCTCGTAGAGGGCTGGATAGTCTTCAGGAGGGATTACTCCACCGGCGACAATGAGGATATCGTCGCGACCGAGCTTTGCTAATTCATCACGAAGTTGAGGAACAAGTGTCAGATGCCCTGCTGCAAGAGAACTCACACCGACGATATGCACGTCGTTCTCCACCGCTTGGCGAGCCGTCTCGGCGGGGGTGCGAAATAGCGGGCCGATATCGACGTCAAAGCCCAGATCGGCGAAGGCCGAGGCGATCACTTTTTGCCCGCGGTCGTGCCCATCTTGGCCCATCTTGGCTACCAGGATACGTGGTCGGCGCCCCTCTTGCTTTTCAAAGCGTTCCAAAAGTTTTTGGATTTCTTGCACGTTTTCGTGGTCTCCGATTTCTGCGGCGTAGACTCCCCGGACGGCGCGGGTGGGGGCTTCGTAGCGACCATAGATTCTTTCCAATGCTTCGCTCATTTCGCCGACGGTCGCTTTGGCACGCGCCGCATTGATCGCCAATTCTAGCAAGTTGCCCGTTTTGTCGTGAGCGGCATTGGTGAGTGCTTCAAGAGCCTGATCGACTTCGGCTTGATCCCGTTCGTCGCGGAGCTTCTTGAGGTTAGCAATCTGTGCCTGGCGTACGGTTGTATTGTCGACATGCAGGACTTTGATGTCTTCCGGTTCTGTCGGGCGATATTTGTTGACGCCGATGACCGTTTGTTGACCGGAATCGATATGGGCTTGGGTGCGTGCGGAAGCCTCCTCGATGCGCATCTTAGGGATACCAGCCTGGATGGCTTTGGTCATTCCTCCCAGTTCTTCGACCTCACGAATATGCTGCCAAGCACGAGCGGCCAGATCGTGGGTAAGTCGCTCGACATAGTAGCTCCCTCCCCAGGGATCGACAACATCGCAGGTGTCGGTCTCCTGCTGCAAGAACAACTGTGTGTTGCGGGCGATACGTGCCGAGAAATCCGAAGGCAAGGCGAGTGCTTCGTCGAGGGCATTAGTATGCAGCGACTGCGTATGGCCATGGGCGGCCGCCATTGCTTCCAGGCAGGTCCGCACGACATTGCTATAGACATCTTGAGCGGTCAGACTCCATCCGCTCGTTTGACTGTGTGTTCTCAGCGACAAACTCTTGGGATTCTCTGGCTCAAATTGCTTGATGAGCTTGGCCCAGATCATGCGTGCTGCTCTGAGTTTGGCAACTTCCATGAAGTAGTTCATGCCAATTGCCCAGAAAAAGGAGAGCCGAGGACAGAAGGCATCGACTTTCAAGCTGGCCTGAATGCCGGTTCGAACGTATTCCAAGCCATCCGCCAAGGTATAGGCCAACTCCAGGTCGGCTGTGGCACCCGCTTCCTGCATGTGGTAACCACTGATGCTGATGCTATTATATTTGGGCATCCGTTGGCTGGTGAATTCAAAGATGTCGGCAATGATCCTCATGCTGGGTTCAGGAGGATAGATGTACGTATTGCGGACCATGAATTCCTTGAGAATGTCATTTTGAATGGTGCCCGCGAGTTGCTCGGGTGGTACACCTTGTTCTTCGGCGGCCACGATGTAGAGTGCCATGATTGGCAGCACGGCTCCGTTCATAGTCATCGACACGCTCATGCGGTCCAGTGGAATACCATCAAATAGCATGCGCATGTCGTAGATGCTATCGATTGCCACCCCTGCCATGCCGACGTCACCACTCACCCTAGGATGATCGGAATCATAGCCTCGATGGGTAGCAAGATCGAAAGCGATGCTGAGCCCCATCTGCCCAGCGGTCAGATTGCGACGATAAAACGCGTTGGACTCCTTGGCGGTTGAAAAGCCGGCGTATTGCCGTACTGTCCATGGCCTGAGTACATACATCGTGGCATAGGGACCACGCACATACGGCGGAAATCCTGGCATGGTTTGCAGGTGGTCCACTCCTTCCAAATCAGAAGTGGTATAGACTGGCGAAACATTTATCTGCTCAGGGGTCATCCACACGGGGAGGTCGTCCGCGCTGCCATTGGTTGTCGCCTGCGATGCGAGAGTATCTCTCCCTTTAGCGGACACTAACGGAATCTCGGCAAAGTTGGGGATTGTCATGATTCTATCACACCTTCCTCACGCAGCACGTCGCGCAAGGTTTCCAGGACGTTGCATTTGATGAAAATAAAACGGTCGACCCCTGCATTGCGCCACTCTGTTTCATTGGCTCCCGGATTTCCCGCAAGTACTACTGTCTTGGCTCCGGAACGCTTGAGGCTTGCGGCGACATCAGGAACGAAATCCTGGTACAGCTTGTCGGAAGAGCAGATAACGGCAGTTAGCGCTCCTGAATCGCAAAACGCCTTTGCAACTGCGTCGGCGTCTTTGAATCCATCGTTGGAGACAATTCGGAAGCCGCCGGCTTCGAAAAAGTTTTTAGCGTAGCTGGCGCGCGCGGTGTGGTGGGCCACTGGTCCCATATTGGCCAGGAAGACGATGGGGCGTCGACCGTGGAGCTTTTCCCAGGCGTCTACTGCATCGCGTAATTCTTCAAAGGGTTGAGCAAAGCTGCGAGATTTGATGGCTTTCGTGGTAGTGATGGAATCATGAAAACCTGCCATGCGAGCCAGTTGACCTATCGTGGCTCCCTCCGCTGCTGCTTTTACAGCGGCAGCTGTCTTGGATCTCTCAGACGATGCCTCAGCTGGATCGAAATCTCCTCGAGTGGTCATGCGTTCGCATGCTGCCCGGCGAAGTGCCGAGACATCGGGTGCCACGGTCTCCAGGGGAGCTTCGGCAATGTCGGGGAATTCGCTCACTCCGGTGATCCCCTCTTTTCGGCGGGCAATGTCCGTTGCGCGGGGTGCATGGGCGGCGGCGATCTGGTCGGCGACCCACCCAGAATGCAATACAGCCACCATTCCCTCCAGTCGCTCGATCTCTTGAAACGTATCCCACGCCTCCTTGGCAAGTTGATCGGTGATCGAATCCAAGAACCAGCTACCGCCACCTGGGTCGATCACACGTTGTAAATGCGCTTCTTCTTGAATTACGAGCAGTGTGTTGCGTGCCACGCGGCGGCTGAACTCATCTGGCAGGCGAAGAAGGCTGTCGAAAGGGACGGAGGTCACAATGTTTGCTCCGCCGATGCTGCCGGCGAACATGGCGACCGTATTGCGCAGAATATTGACATAGGGGTCTCGATGGGTCAGGACGCGGTCACTGGTGCGAGCATGTAGTTTCATAGCTCCAGCCCCCGGTGAGCCACCACTGGCTTCAACAACGCGCGACCACAGACGGCGGGCGGCACGTAGCTTAGCAATCGCGAGAAAATGATGTGTACCTAATTCCACTCGGAATAGTATCTGCTTTGCCGCCTCATCGATGTTCATTCCAGCAGCGATCATCGCACGCAAGTACGTTACCGCAGTAGCCATTTGAAAGGCGAGATCCTGCGCCGCTGTTGCTCCGGCACAATGGTATGGTGCCGTGTTGACTCCAACAGCGGTTAGCTGCGGGCAATTGTGAGCTGTCCACTGGGCCAGGTCGGCCAGCAAGGCGAGCGAAGAATTCAGCGACAGCGGCAGATAGCCATTGCGGGCCAGGGTAGCTAGTGGATCGCTATTGAAGGCACCTTGGACTTGAGCTAAATCGAGTCCCTGCTTCTGCCAGAGTGAAACCAGGAGGGCTGCTGCAGGCAAGAATGCCGCTCCGGCATCCAAGGCTATGCCGACACTTTCGAGTTGTACCTTTTCTAATGTGGTGTTCAGATCTTGCTGGGAGTAGGCCATCAGGCCTTCATCCCCAAGTGTATCGCTTAACGTCACTTCATCGGGGTCGAAACCATTGCTGGCAGCTTGATCGAACTGGAGTTGGACCGAGGTCACTCCACCGGCAAGATCGGCGAGTATCTGTTTGTTCGTTACATTCACATCGGGATGGTAGTATTCCTGACGGAGATCGGCTCCCTGGAGGGCAAGCCGGGGCGGCAGGGACCCACGAATAAAGGGTGGTGACCCTGGAAAGCCAATCGCTTCGGGGTGGTTGAGGGCATCTTCTTGTGTGTAGACGGGCTGGATATCGATACCTTCGTAGGTGTGTGTCACCAGCTTCTTCTCGAAGGGAGCGCCTTTGAGATCATCTTCCACAACAGAACGCCACTGCTGGTAGGTGACGGAGGGGAAGTCCTCCGCGACCGTAAACTCTAATGGCAATGTCATATTTAACCTCTGTCTCAGGCGAGACTTCTAAATGGGTACCTATGCACGAACCTTGATCTCGTGAGAAGTTGGGAACTCAGGTAACATCGCGCCATCGCGCAATAAATTCTGGTGAAGCTCAAAAACTTTCTTTAAATCGTGTCGGATGTGTCCTGGACCGGCCTTATTGATGTACTGGTGTAGATAGTCGCGAAAGTGTGGGTGGGCACATTTTTCAATAATCAACCGCGCGCGCTTTTCTGGAGATAATCCGCGTAAATCGGCAATGCCTTGCTCCGTGACAACTACATTCACAGAATGCTCGGTGTGGTCGATGTGGGTACACATCGGAACGATCGTGCTAATCGTGCCATCTTTTGCTATCGAGGGACACATGAAGATGGAAAGATATGCGTTGCGGGCGAAATCGCCGCTGCCGCCAATTCCGTTCAATACCTTTTGGCCCAACACATGGGAGGAATTGACATCGCCCTCCAAATCGATTTCCAGAGCTGTGTTCAAGGCAATGACACCCATCTGTCTAACTAAAGCAGGATTGTTGGATATTTCTTGGGGGCGTAATACGAGTCGGGGAGCATAAAAATCGACTTCGCCGACTAGATCGAGCATCTGAATCGGGGTCAGAGTCAGGGCACAAGTGCTTGCCCCCCTAATTAATTCGCGCTTCATTAACTCGAAAGCCGACGACTGAAAGACCTCCGTGTACATCATGTACTTGGGAATATCGGGATGCTCCCCCAAACCAGCGAGTACCGCATTGGCCACGTTTCCCACCCCGACCTGCAAGGGGAGCATTTCCTTCGGAAGTCGTT contains:
- the scpA gene encoding methylmalonyl-CoA mutase translates to MTIPNFAEIPLVSAKGRDTLASQATTNGSADDLPVWMTPEQINVSPVYTTSDLEGVDHLQTMPGFPPYVRGPYATMYVLRPWTVRQYAGFSTAKESNAFYRRNLTAGQMGLSIAFDLATHRGYDSDHPRVSGDVGMAGVAIDSIYDMRMLFDGIPLDRMSVSMTMNGAVLPIMALYIVAAEEQGVPPEQLAGTIQNDILKEFMVRNTYIYPPEPSMRIIADIFEFTSQRMPKYNSISISGYHMQEAGATADLELAYTLADGLEYVRTGIQASLKVDAFCPRLSFFWAIGMNYFMEVAKLRAARMIWAKLIKQFEPENPKSLSLRTHSQTSGWSLTAQDVYSNVVRTCLEAMAAAHGHTQSLHTNALDEALALPSDFSARIARNTQLFLQQETDTCDVVDPWGGSYYVERLTHDLAARAWQHIREVEELGGMTKAIQAGIPKMRIEEASARTQAHIDSGQQTVIGVNKYRPTEPEDIKVLHVDNTTVRQAQIANLKKLRDERDQAEVDQALEALTNAAHDKTGNLLELAINAARAKATVGEMSEALERIYGRYEAPTRAVRGVYAAEIGDHENVQEIQKLLERFEKQEGRRPRILVAKMGQDGHDRGQKVIASAFADLGFDVDIGPLFRTPAETARQAVENDVHIVGVSSLAAGHLTLVPQLRDELAKLGRDDILIVAGGVIPPEDYPALYEAGASAVFGPGTVIGEAAAELMKVLADRLEISLEGKTS
- a CDS encoding methylmalonyl-CoA mutase family protein, with the protein product MTLPLEFTVAEDFPSVTYQQWRSVVEDDLKGAPFEKKLVTHTYEGIDIQPVYTQEDALNHPEAIGFPGSPPFIRGSLPPRLALQGADLRQEYYHPDVNVTNKQILADLAGGVTSVQLQFDQAASNGFDPDEVTLSDTLGDEGLMAYSQQDLNTTLEKVQLESVGIALDAGAAFLPAAALLVSLWQKQGLDLAQVQGAFNSDPLATLARNGYLPLSLNSSLALLADLAQWTAHNCPQLTAVGVNTAPYHCAGATAAQDLAFQMATAVTYLRAMIAAGMNIDEAAKQILFRVELGTHHFLAIAKLRAARRLWSRVVEASGGSPGAGAMKLHARTSDRVLTHRDPYVNILRNTVAMFAGSIGGANIVTSVPFDSLLRLPDEFSRRVARNTLLVIQEEAHLQRVIDPGGGSWFLDSITDQLAKEAWDTFQEIERLEGMVAVLHSGWVADQIAAAHAPRATDIARRKEGITGVSEFPDIAEAPLETVAPDVSALRRAACERMTTRGDFDPAEASSERSKTAAAVKAAAEGATIGQLARMAGFHDSITTTKAIKSRSFAQPFEELRDAVDAWEKLHGRRPIVFLANMGPVAHHTARASYAKNFFEAGGFRIVSNDGFKDADAVAKAFCDSGALTAVICSSDKLYQDFVPDVAASLKRSGAKTVVLAGNPGANETEWRNAGVDRFIFIKCNVLETLRDVLREEGVIES
- a CDS encoding succinate CoA transferase, whose product is MAEVESFPRMTAEEAAELIEDGTLVAFSGFTPAGAAKVVPLALAKRAKELHAAGQPFQIRVLTGASTGPSIDDALAEADAISWRAPYQSSRPLRERINDGRVAFVDMHLSHVPQSVLFGFFGKIDVAVIEANRITADGRVYLTTSIGASPSFLHAAEKVIIELNHYVPYEISDMADIVIPKAPPHRPALDLDFPLQRIGKTFARVDPEKIVGVVETNKPDEPIRFTSPNYYSGAIARHVVNFLLEEVAGKRLPKEMLPLQVGVGNVANAVLAGLGEHPDIPKYMMYTEVFQSSAFELMKRELIRGASTCALTLTPIQMLDLVGEVDFYAPRLVLRPQEISNNPALVRQMGVIALNTALEIDLEGDVNSSHVLGQKVLNGIGGSGDFARNAYLSIFMCPSIAKDGTISTIVPMCTHIDHTEHSVNVVVTEQGIADLRGLSPEKRARLIIEKCAHPHFRDYLHQYINKAGPGHIRHDLKKVFELHQNLLRDGAMLPEFPTSHEIKVRA